One window of the Salvia miltiorrhiza cultivar Shanhuang (shh) chromosome 6, IMPLAD_Smil_shh, whole genome shotgun sequence genome contains the following:
- the LOC130990845 gene encoding secreted RxLR effector protein 161-like, which produces MTPATKLSKSDGVPFDDPTLYRSTIGALQYLTLTRPDIAFSVNKLSQFLTSPSLVHWNACKHLLRYLKGITHLKLQFQPSSSSMIEGYSDAEWESCPDDRRSTGGHCIFLGSNLVTWSAKKQEVVSCSNAESEYRSMANATTDIVWLKSLCAELSLSLHSPHRLWCDNASALALANNPVFHARTKHIEVDVHYIQEKISDNTIEVGHVPSSDQIVDVFTKPLAEPRFCLLRDRLNLVGSG; this is translated from the coding sequence ATGACTCCTGCCACCAAGCTTTCAAAATCTGATGGGGTCCCCTTTGATGACCCTACCCTTTACAGAAGTACTATCGGTGCTTTGCAATATTTGACACTAACAAGGCCGGACATTGCCTTCAGTGTAAACAAACTGAGTCAGTTTCTCACCTCTCCCTCTCTTGTTCACTGGAATGCTTGCAAACATCTGCTGCGTTATCTAAAAGGAATAACTCATCTCAAGCTTCAATTCCAGCCTTCTTCTTCATCCATGATTGAAGGATACTCTGATGCGGAATGGGAAAGCTGCCCTGATGACCGACGATCCACAGGGGGTCATTGCATTTTCTTGGGATCAAATCTCGTCACATGGTCCGCCAAGAAGCAGGAGGTTGTGTCTTGTAGCAATGCAGAATCAGAATATCGAAGTATGGCGAATGCCACAACAGATATTGTGTGGTTAAAGAGTCTATGTGCTGAGCTTAGTCTTTCTCTTCATTCCCCACATCGACTTTGGTGTGACAACGCTAGTGCACTTGCATTAGCTAATAACCCTGTGTTTCATGCGAGGACTAAACACATAGAAGTCGACGTCCATTATATACAGGAAAAGATTTCTGATAACACAATTGAAGTAGGTCATGTTCCTTCATCTGACCAGATTGTCGATGTGTTTACTAAACCCTTGGCTGAGCCCAGATTTTGTCTTCTTCGTGATCGCTTAAATCTTGTTGGTAGTGGCTAG